aagtaaatacttaaatacacacaaaataaatatgctttttttatttactatttttacagggtgatttcttatgcaATATACTCAAgcatcctttaatattattttgaaattctgttgcacgttgtatatgtatattttttatcattattactttaatagCAGGTAAACGACCAAGGGTAAACCCCCTTTGTTGTTTACCTGCTATAAATGATGTTAAGTGCTCACCGCCGCCcatgaacatctgcagcaccagaggggCTACCGCATCGGTTGCCggattttaaggaatttgtttatccgccccttgaataaccctagattttAGTTTGGAGGGAACATAGCAGATCGGACATCGTTCCAAAATTTGCATGATAAGAACGCTTTTGACACTCTTCCGTTTTTTTGCTGTTCTTCTTTTGTTTAGAAGTAcgtgatggaccaagcagatggcccccctgatggaaagtggaaaaccatcgcctataaccagAGGAATACTTCGCAAGATGCGAGGATTCGAGGAACAAGTTCTGCAATGTGTGTGTCCATCAAGCTGAAGCATAGTTGTTAAGAcgcatttgcctgtaattacaccggcaaccacggcaGTCctacaccccaaccccctagtggtcgaggcatCCAGCCCCAGACGTTGAGCTCAGGCGGCAACGTCCGAAACATGTCCTttacgaccctgacgatcaaattactactgacaatgtgtcccaacaacacacacacacacacacagccaaCACAGCGACTTCGCCGgtgaagacgagggccccgatttctgacttCATCCGAACGTGGAATGGACCCTTACCACGGTCATGGgcgcgttcggactaaacaataattagtccaaaagtccaccaacactcagattCACGTCGAACCGAACCGAGGTCTTCGCAGGAGGCACTCTCGGGTCGATGTCGCGACGTCGCGTCgcagcaacccctcaggtggttatcggcaattATCCGAAACCGTcaacccttcagaccggaacacatccATGGGATCCCTAACTCATTGTTATAATCTTTAAATCTAAATCTAGTTCTGTTGCCATAGTATCACTGACCCCATTTGgacttaaatataaacaattatgGTTGGTTGCTGTGCAATCCCaggaaaaagttaaaaaatgtgtatgattttttgtttgataatcTTACCATTTTCTAGTTCTGTACCAACTTGCACATACAATGGTTGGGTTGGATCCCTCCAGTGTACATTACTAAATCTGGAGAAGGCATCATTAATTTTTGGCAACTTCTGCCTACCCATATCCCATATCCTCTGACATCTCAACTGCTCCGTCCGTCTTTTGTTTTCATACTCCAGTAGTTGTGTATCCGATGACAaatcattttctttaaaatgaTGATGTAAAGCTATTTGAGTACTTGAATCACTCGTAATTAAATCCAAACCTgaaatattacataaatgatCTATTGATATTTGTGTCATTTTATTTCATGGATAGTAATATATTCTTATTTGCAAAATTGTAAATCTGTGCACGCACCTAtatcttttcaaagttatgtgcgttttaagtaattaaattatcacttgttcCAAAGATGAAagaaacatcgtgacgaaatctgcatgcctgagagcctcaataaagttctcaaaggtgtgtggagtccaccaatccgcccgcactgggccagcgtggtggatacggccttaaccccttctcattgtgggaggagacccgtgctctgtagtgggaagttgataagatgatgatgatgaaacagaCGTAGAGCATCTGTCGTTTTTCTGTCTACCTTTGCAAGATTCTATGGAATATTCTAAGAATGCTCCCTAGCTTGTTGTAAACAGAATTAGAGCTTGCGAACAGTTGCCTACAGCGTTCTTGCTTGTCCTTGTGTGCTCACTCCCTGAAGCGGCCTCTTCTCGCAATGACCATTCGTTCGGCTGATCTAAAAATTTGTCCAAGAACTCTAGTCCAACGGTCAATAATAACAACCAAGAACTAGAGTTCTTGGTTGTTATTATTGACTGTTGTCATTTTGGTGTAAACACTGGAGATGAGCTCTTACTTACACTAAAAGGTCAAGAAAGAATGGTCTTGTCTAGCTCTGgttctttgtttgtttggtgTAAATGCACTTTTCCATTTGTATGTTTACACACTCTAAGACATACCACTGCAATGACTATTACAGAACAACGTTCTGCTACGTTTATCAATAAGGACTTTATtgaaatttgtttgttatatttttaatcatacatCCCatcgtctggtgacccaagagctggcgcttatttagcccaacggctaaatCTAgaaattcaaaggggcaatagcgccagcattttgggtaccatgcccataagtgtaACAGTTATGACGTGTTAtagttattgtaaatattaattttagtttgtaattattatgactTATAACTAGCATACCAGATGTGTTAGGATACTGAatcttcaaataattattattttcatttgtcaaaTCCTCAGGCATGTTGATATCAATTTTATCTATAATCTCCTCGATATTTATTTCTGGATTTCTACTTCTGTTGTTTATCTTCATAACATTCACATTACATTTCTGCACTAGTGCATTGATTCTTGTGTAACTACCATCTGTTTTACGTAAACACACACTCTGGTTAGTAGCTAGGTTTCTCGGTACTGTCTCTTCAGGGTTAAGTGGGTATATACCGCTTATTGTTCTCTGGCGCTTTGCTGGCAAAGGGGTCCTTGTTACATCCTGAACACAAAAAATGTACAGCCCTAACTATCTATCTACATATCATAAGAAGCAATGTCAtgtgttacaataattttataaagtggttaaataattaaacttttgataagtaCAAATTCTagtattggccagatattttattaaccttcctaataaataggtttttacaaatacgctaatattATTACGCTATCTTTATAAGAACCATCGAACGaggcaaagatacctcccggcgTATTAATCTTTATCACTTGTTTACTAGTAGAGTAGTGTAGTGTCCCAGGTTTGTTTCCAGGATTAAGCGAAATTGTTAATTTAAGAAGTAGTGGTTTTTTAGTGATTTAATTCTCCGGCACAGCGGTGACCGCTCTGGTATTAAGTGAGAGGTCgcggattcgatccccggcagggtcAGTTtcggaattaataatttttgaattttttctggtctgatctggtgggaggctgcggtcgtggctagttaccactctatcgacaaagacgtggcgcTTAGCAATTTTGTGGTTTTTGGTTGATTAGGAGTATGGATattttatactgcatcatctcaccagctggtgagattgcagtcaaaggctcttgtgtgtggaattaaaaaaaaaaaaaaaactcaatacgAGAGTATGAAATTTGATGTTGTCAACCATTAGTCTCAGAAAGGGCACTTTCAACAGATGATCCGAGTTGTTATCCCACAATCAGGCCAATCCCCTTTTTCCAAAGTAGATGTTGACTTCATAGCGTATCTTGCATTTAAATTTGCACCCTAAGTGACACACACCAAACAAAATGAAGAGATACTTACCCGCCCATGTGGTATTATGTATTGCCGCTTCAAAAGAGCCCTCGAATTATCTTCAAGCAAGCTCTTATTCCTCCTCACATAACATTTAGCTCTGACGTTAAACTGCGGAAAGCCTCTATTGgtgataattttgaattttctctccGTGTCAGAACAGCATTGAGTCTTTATCTCTTCTATATTATTGTTGATTAATGCATAGTTAGGTTTCAAAGTCTTCATATTATAGCTGCGTAGCACTCTGTCACTAGAACTTATAGGAGGCATTATAGTATTTTGAGTATTGGTGATGTTACGCATTAAATTCCTCTTTGGGTTGATGGGTACTATAGCCTTGCACATTATTTCCGGGCTGTACTGCATGTCGACGTTGCTAGAACGTTTGGGTGTTACTGTGATTGGTGGAGAGTAACAGATTGAGTTTCTTGGTTCGGGAATCCTTTGTGAAGAGACTTGGTACTGtagaaattaaaacataaacataatggGTAAACATATAACTGAGTACTGGGCTAACTACCTGGTAGTTCAAATTATTATGAAGTAAAAAAATCACACTGGCTTAAGCATACATCATAATGGCATAAGTATACATCAATCATAAGCTCAACTTTTTATATCTTAGGCTAAAATCTAAAAGGTCATAGGTTAAAATTGTATCCACAGACAGCCGATttgcacagtttgcagcgaccttgctttctgggCCCAAGGCTGTtggtgtttgtgtgatgagcatgtctttttttcagtggctgggtgtttatatgtatatattctaagtatttatgtatataattcataaaaatattcatcaggcatcttagtacccataacacaagctacgcttactttggggctagatggtgatgtgtgtattgtcgttgtatatttatatttttttattttacaggttCAGAATGACATACAAGGGTACGGGTCCTACAGCATGCAcatctttataaaaatttgatatttccttacatataataacaatcaattataattttctatattgaattacctttattataattttctatattaaagatcaatttttttcataatatattgaaacTTAAATGGTTCTATCTGATCGCAACTACTATGAAGACCTGTGGACAATCCAACACCACACAAACCAGCCAGCTAACACGCCCATTCTTATTAATATGGTTGTTTTATAGGTCACCAGGAGGCAATACAAAACTGCaaagcactaagtactattttccttgtatttttcctattgtgttgcaataaagtttttctattctattctattctattatgttTACATCACAAGTCTTTCGTAATTTGTTACCTTAATTTTCCTCAATTGACTTCTCTTTTTAACCTTAGACTGGTAAAGGCGCTCTTGACGAACCCTGTGGATAATACCAACCACCTCTGTATCAGATTTGAATCTCTTAGCTACGATCAGTTCTATCAAGTagattttctgtaaaaaaatatccattactgtttttcatcatcatcatcatgtcaacccattaccggcccactacaggacataggtctcctaccacaatgagaaggggttagacATAATCACACTGgtctagtgcagattggtggacttcacatgccttttgagaacattatgcagaaccctcaggcatgcaggttt
This sequence is a window from Pararge aegeria chromosome 1, ilParAegt1.1, whole genome shotgun sequence. Protein-coding genes within it:
- the LOC120623860 gene encoding uncharacterized protein LOC120623860, translated to MESAEELTARRLENRTYRQLQQMAKSMGLPSNFKKIYLIELIVAKRFKSDTEVVGIIHRVRQERLYQSKVKKRSQLRKIKYQVSSQRIPEPRNSICYSPPITVTPKRSSNVDMQYSPEIMCKAIVPINPKRNLMRNITNTQNTIMPPISSSDRVLRSYNMKTLKPNYALINNNIEEIKTQCCSDTERKFKIITNRGFPQFNVRAKCYVRRNKSLLEDNSRALLKRQYIIPHGRDVTRTPLPAKRQRTISGIYPLNPEETVPRNLATNQSVCLRKTDGSYTRINALVQKCNVNVMKINNRSRNPEINIEEIIDKIDINMPEDLTNENNNYLKIQYPNTSGLDLITSDSSTQIALHHHFKENDLSSDTQLLEYENKRRTEQLRCQRIWDMGRQKLPKINDAFSRFSNVHWRDPTQPLYVQVGTELENVPIHMNTQPTLETVYNIRTTAPPTPNVTRPFNSTTCTNCVDTIRTYPTVALFQSKSAPANDALNVNSLMLDNNNYQYTFNSDMRLQEFLQLQPAIGRNYGPTTDYSSSSSVDTMDTSASIPEMVEDALEIISQDGDYMERMGMNTRIQCVLCSWAGPKIILEGHIRKAHTESIHKQYKSEWNTTYTLESLVQCRVWFNRVIEYDSMLYMLSAKYEDPGCFMATLTSLSTEPEPSEKIVSITLYNKITGEPFSWTGHIPTLPPNLPYENNAKCLKIDLSKLDLLPNSANLKLINRELVTQSPNKVVVGHPSLNDIHIIVFVRIFN